The Mycolicibacterium parafortuitum nucleotide sequence CCATCGACCACCTGTCCAAGGGGCGGTTCATCCTCGGGCTGGGCAGCGGTGAGAGCGAGAACATCGAGCCCTACGGCTTCGACTTCAGCTATCCGGTCGGCAGATTCGAGGAGGCTCTGCACGTCATCCGGCTGCTGTGGGACAGCGACGGGCCCGTCGATTTCGACGGCCGCTTTTACCGGCTGCAGCACGCCCGACTCGACACCGAGCCCTACGCCGGTCGGTTCCCGCCGATCTGGATCGGTGCCAGCGGGCCCCGCGCACTCGACATCACCGGGCGCTACGCCGATGGTTGGTGGCCCGCCGGGGCATGGTCACCGGAGGACTACGCCGAGAAGCTGGCGCGGGTGCACGCGTCGGCGGAGCGGGCCGGTCGTGACCCGTCGGCGATCACGCCGTGTTTCATCCAGGTCTGCCTGATGGGTCGCGACGACGCCGCCCTTGCCGAGATCCTGCGCGCTCCGCTGGTGAAGTCGTTCCTACTGCAGGTATCGGCAGAGCTGTTGTCCACGTTCGGCTTCGAGCATCCGATGGGGCCCGACTGGGGCGGTTTCCACGACATCGATCCAAGTGTGCTGACCCGCGAACGCATCGTCGACTTCCTCGACCGCGTCGAGCCGGAGATGATCCTGGCGGTGGTGCCGCACGGCACCCCGAAGCAGGTGGCGCGCGTCATCAAGGAGTATGTCGATGCGGGACTGCGGGTTCCGAAGATCCTGGACTACGGGGGTATGGCGGGGCTCGACTTCGCGAAGGCGTCGGCGCAGCATGTGCGGGAGGCGGAGGACGAGCTGATGAGCCTGTGCGGA carries:
- a CDS encoding LLM class flavin-dependent oxidoreductase, which encodes MKVQPAAFLRTTLPIDLGQLAELDAGRYHSIWLPDHMVSFWPDSIWSPEFTDLAVASPSPHRHLDAMAVAAAAAVLTANVPLATSVVDTVRRHPASLAQSALTIDHLSKGRFILGLGSGESENIEPYGFDFSYPVGRFEEALHVIRLLWDSDGPVDFDGRFYRLQHARLDTEPYAGRFPPIWIGASGPRALDITGRYADGWWPAGAWSPEDYAEKLARVHASAERAGRDPSAITPCFIQVCLMGRDDAALAEILRAPLVKSFLLQVSAELLSTFGFEHPMGPDWGGFHDIDPSVLTRERIVDFLDRVEPEMILAVVPHGTPKQVARVIKEYVDAGLRVPKILDYGGMAGLDFAKASAQHVREAEDELMSLCGARE